A window from Hoeflea sp. IMCC20628 encodes these proteins:
- a CDS encoding outer membrane beta-barrel protein encodes MFMRIALTSSIAVLTALAAPVQAADLDDIIYAPELAMTQPVEVGTGWYLRGDLGYSVRSRGAATNYSTFTAGPPAAYFNNAFDSSSLDSDWSGSLGAGYNFTDYLRGDLTFEYTRGSFAGTTSSVGACTGLATGQCASADSQNFDQYGFMANAYVDLGTFAGFTPYVGAGAGVTRVTWNPLSNDQSCVSVVGNVCGAGAAIDSTHSGQESWRFTYALMTGVSYDLSKDLKLDLGYKYSKIKSGGQFSYDTATAAAGATGIQSYDNGFSKHEVRVGLRYSLF; translated from the coding sequence ATGTTCATGCGAATAGCTCTCACGTCCAGCATCGCGGTTTTGACTGCGTTGGCGGCGCCGGTCCAGGCGGCCGATCTTGACGACATCATATATGCTCCCGAATTGGCGATGACCCAGCCGGTCGAAGTCGGCACGGGCTGGTATCTTCGCGGAGATCTCGGATACTCGGTGAGAAGCCGTGGTGCGGCCACCAATTACTCGACCTTCACGGCCGGGCCACCTGCTGCCTATTTCAACAATGCTTTCGACAGTTCTTCGCTCGACAGCGACTGGTCAGGATCGCTGGGCGCCGGTTACAATTTCACCGACTACCTCAGGGGCGACCTCACTTTCGAATACACAAGAGGCAGTTTTGCGGGAACCACCAGTTCGGTAGGGGCGTGCACCGGTCTGGCGACTGGCCAATGCGCCAGCGCTGATTCGCAGAACTTCGACCAATATGGCTTCATGGCCAATGCCTATGTCGATCTCGGAACGTTTGCCGGATTTACACCCTATGTCGGTGCCGGCGCCGGTGTGACCCGTGTCACCTGGAACCCGCTGAGCAACGATCAGAGCTGCGTCTCGGTCGTCGGCAATGTCTGTGGTGCTGGTGCGGCAATCGACAGCACCCACTCCGGCCAGGAAAGCTGGCGCTTTACCTATGCCTTGATGACCGGCGTATCCTACGATCTGTCCAAGGATCTCAAGCTGGATCTCGGCTACAAATATTCCAAGATCAAATCGGGCGGTCAGTTCAGCTATGACACTGCCACAGCGGCGGCAGGTGCAACCGGCATTCAGTCTTACGACAATGGCTTTTCCAAGCATGAAGTCCGCGTCGGCCTGCGCTACTCACTTTTCTAG
- a CDS encoding phosphoserine transaminase: protein MTTLTKPDLRPENPRFSSGPCAKRPGWTPEALIDAALGRSHRAKIGKSKLKQAIDLTRSVLGVPDDYRIGIVPASDTGAVEMALWSMLGARGTDMVAWESFGEGWVTDVVKQLKLDDVRKITAPYGELPDLTTIDFDRDVVFTWNGTTSGVRVPNADFIPADRQGLTICDATSAAFAQDLDFAKLDVTTFSWQKVLGGEGGHGMLILSPRAVERLESYVPAWPLPKIFRMTKGGNLIEGIFVGETINTPSMLCVEDYIDALTWSERVGGLKGLMARADANADVLHRFVADNDWIANLAKLDETRSNTSVCLVIADPEIAALAPDAQAAFAKAMVGRLDKEGVALDIGAYRDAPAGLRIWCGATVETSDLEALTPWLSWAFAQEKAALRQAA, encoded by the coding sequence ATGACGACTCTGACGAAGCCGGACCTGCGTCCGGAAAACCCCCGTTTTTCTTCTGGTCCCTGCGCCAAGCGTCCCGGTTGGACGCCTGAAGCGCTCATCGATGCGGCACTTGGCCGCTCGCACCGGGCCAAAATCGGCAAATCCAAACTCAAGCAAGCCATCGACCTGACCCGCAGCGTTCTCGGCGTGCCCGATGACTATCGCATCGGCATTGTTCCGGCGTCCGATACCGGCGCGGTCGAAATGGCCCTGTGGTCGATGCTCGGCGCCCGCGGCACAGACATGGTCGCCTGGGAAAGCTTTGGCGAAGGCTGGGTCACCGATGTGGTCAAGCAGCTCAAGCTTGACGATGTCCGCAAGATCACCGCGCCCTATGGCGAGCTTCCCGATCTCACGACAATCGATTTTGACCGTGACGTGGTCTTCACCTGGAACGGCACCACCTCAGGCGTCCGCGTTCCGAACGCCGATTTCATTCCGGCTGACCGGCAGGGCCTTACCATTTGCGACGCCACCTCGGCAGCCTTTGCCCAGGACCTCGACTTCGCCAAGCTCGATGTCACCACCTTCTCCTGGCAGAAGGTTCTCGGCGGCGAGGGCGGCCACGGCATGCTGATTCTGAGTCCCCGCGCCGTCGAGCGGCTCGAAAGCTACGTTCCGGCCTGGCCGCTGCCGAAGATCTTCCGGATGACCAAGGGCGGCAATCTGATCGAGGGCATCTTTGTTGGCGAGACCATCAACACGCCGTCGATGCTCTGCGTCGAGGACTATATCGATGCGCTGACATGGTCCGAACGTGTCGGTGGCCTCAAGGGGCTGATGGCCCGCGCCGACGCCAATGCCGATGTTCTGCATCGTTTCGTGGCCGACAATGACTGGATCGCCAATCTGGCGAAGCTCGACGAGACCCGGTCCAACACTTCGGTCTGTCTGGTTATTGCCGACCCCGAGATTGCCGCGCTTGCACCCGACGCCCAGGCGGCTTTCGCCAAGGCCATGGTCGGCCGTCTCGACAAGGAAGGCGTGGCGCTCGATATCGGCGCTTACCGCGATGCGCCTGCCGGTCTTCGGATCTGGTGTGGCGCAACGGTCGAGACATCCGATCTCGAGGCTTTGACGCCATGGCTGTCCTGGGCCTTCGCCCAGGAAAAAGCCGCGCTCAGGCAGGCAGCCTGA
- the serA gene encoding phosphoglycerate dehydrogenase, which yields MAPRVLVSDALSETAVQIFRDRGVDVDFMPALGKDKDKLLEIIGQYDGLAIRSATKATEKLIAAATNLKVIGRAGIGVDNVDIQAASRRGIIVMNTPFGNSITTAEHAIALMFAVARQLPAADASTQAGKWEKSKFMGVEITGKTLGVIGAGNIGSIVCSRAIGLKMHVVAYDPFLSKERAEEMGVTKVELDELLARADFITLHVPMTDKTRGILNAEALAKTKKGVRIINCARGGLVDEAALAEAIKSGHVAGAGFDVFEVEPATESPLFGLPNVVCTPHLGASTTEAQENVALQVAEQMSDYLVRGAVSNAINMPSITAEEAPILKPFIRLADVLGSFAGQVTESPIKEIEILYDGVTAGMNTKALTSALLAGLIRNQVSDVNMVSAPIMVKEKGIVLSEVKRDKTGVYDGYIKLTITTERQTRSIAGTVFSDGKPRFIQIKGINLDADVGAHMIYLANTDVPGMIGFVGTTLGDAGVNIANFQLGRDKESGEAIALLYVDGTVGQDVLDKLTAHAAIKQAKPLVFNVD from the coding sequence ATGGCACCTCGCGTACTCGTATCCGATGCACTCTCGGAAACCGCCGTCCAGATTTTCCGCGACCGCGGCGTCGACGTCGACTTCATGCCGGCGCTCGGCAAGGACAAGGACAAACTGCTCGAAATCATCGGGCAGTATGACGGCCTGGCGATCCGCTCGGCCACCAAGGCGACCGAAAAGCTGATTGCCGCTGCGACCAATCTCAAGGTCATCGGCCGCGCAGGTATCGGCGTCGACAATGTCGACATTCAGGCCGCATCGCGCCGCGGCATCATCGTCATGAACACGCCCTTCGGCAACTCGATCACCACCGCAGAGCACGCCATCGCGCTGATGTTCGCCGTTGCCCGCCAGCTTCCCGCCGCCGACGCCTCGACCCAGGCCGGCAAGTGGGAAAAGTCGAAATTCATGGGTGTCGAAATCACCGGCAAGACGCTCGGCGTCATCGGCGCCGGCAATATCGGTTCCATCGTCTGCTCGCGCGCCATCGGCCTGAAGATGCATGTCGTGGCCTATGACCCGTTCCTGTCCAAGGAACGCGCCGAGGAAATGGGCGTCACCAAGGTCGAGCTCGACGAACTGCTGGCCCGCGCCGATTTCATCACCCTGCACGTGCCGATGACCGACAAGACCCGCGGCATCCTCAATGCCGAAGCACTGGCCAAGACCAAGAAGGGCGTTCGCATCATCAACTGCGCCCGTGGCGGTCTTGTCGACGAGGCAGCGCTTGCCGAAGCCATCAAGTCCGGTCATGTCGCCGGTGCTGGTTTCGATGTGTTTGAAGTTGAACCCGCCACCGAAAGCCCGCTGTTTGGCCTGCCAAACGTCGTCTGCACGCCGCATCTTGGCGCCTCGACCACCGAAGCCCAGGAAAATGTCGCACTTCAGGTTGCCGAGCAGATGTCGGATTATCTGGTCCGAGGTGCTGTCTCCAACGCCATCAACATGCCGTCGATCACGGCGGAAGAAGCGCCGATCCTCAAACCCTTCATCCGGCTCGCCGATGTGCTCGGCTCGTTTGCCGGACAGGTCACCGAAAGCCCGATCAAGGAAATCGAGATCCTTTACGATGGCGTCACCGCCGGCATGAACACCAAGGCGCTGACCAGCGCATTGCTGGCCGGCCTGATCCGCAACCAGGTCTCGGACGTCAACATGGTGTCGGCGCCGATCATGGTGAAGGAAAAGGGTATCGTGCTGTCGGAAGTCAAGCGCGACAAGACCGGCGTCTATGACGGCTATATCAAGCTGACGATCACCACCGAACGGCAGACCCGATCCATTGCCGGTACGGTGTTCTCGGATGGCAAGCCGCGCTTCATCCAGATCAAGGGCATCAATCTGGATGCCGATGTCGGCGCCCACATGATCTATCTCGCCAATACCGATGTCCCCGGCATGATCGGCTTCGTCGGCACCACGCTGGGTGATGCAGGCGTCAACATCGCCAACTTCCAGCTCGGCCGCGACAAGGAAAGCGGCGAGGCTATCGCGCTGCTCTATGTCGACGGGACAGTCGGCCAGGATGTGCTCGACAAGCTGACCGCCCACGCCGCCATCAAGCAGGCCAAGCCACTGGTCTTCAACGTCGATTGA
- a CDS encoding lactoylglutathione lyase family protein — MLPTPRSFSHIGLSVPDLDGAVKFYSEILGFYTIMQPTEIAEDDSEIGRMCTDVFGPGWKKLRIAHMATADRIGIELFEFDGNHAPSDNMDFRQHGTFHFAIQDPNLESLLEKIVAAGGKQRMPVREYFPNDKPYRMVYVEDPFGIVFELYSHSYELTYSSGAYA; from the coding sequence ATGTTGCCGACCCCGAGAAGTTTTTCCCATATCGGTTTGTCCGTCCCCGACCTCGACGGCGCCGTCAAATTCTACTCCGAGATCCTCGGATTCTACACCATCATGCAACCCACCGAGATTGCCGAGGATGACAGTGAAATCGGCCGGATGTGCACCGATGTCTTCGGCCCCGGCTGGAAAAAGCTGCGCATCGCCCATATGGCCACAGCCGACCGGATCGGCATCGAGCTGTTCGAATTCGATGGCAACCACGCCCCGTCCGACAATATGGATTTCCGCCAGCACGGCACATTCCACTTCGCCATACAGGATCCGAACCTGGAATCGCTTCTGGAAAAGATCGTCGCCGCAGGCGGCAAGCAGCGCATGCCGGTGCGGGAATATTTCCCGAACGACAAGCCCTATCGCATGGTCTATGTCGAAGACCCGTTCGGCATCGTCTTCGAGCTCTACAGCCACAGCTACGAGCTCACCTATTCCTCCGGCGCCTACGCCTGA
- a CDS encoding LysR family transcriptional regulator, which yields MLNSRWLETFTTLCETAHFTRTAELLGMTQPGVSQHLRKLEDQVGHPLISRQGKGFSLTPAGEAVLAIGQSRRREEQGLFQSVAHDAPDIGEVSIGCSGSFAMLLYPSLLPLMHSAPGLTVRLEATPRDGIVSGVLDRRYDLGIVGHKPDHPRLEATRLGVEELCLLLPAGEVLGDISLADLDARGFIAHPDGFAYADDLFALNFPDEFRGADRLRVRGFVNQISQIPAPVAHGIGYTLLPRSGFDAYPQRDRLQIVNLPQGRSHELWLISGRGRQLPARIPPVSEIIRHVAERLCLSSADRS from the coding sequence ATGTTGAACTCCCGTTGGCTCGAAACCTTCACCACCCTCTGTGAAACCGCGCATTTCACCCGCACTGCGGAGCTGCTCGGCATGACGCAGCCGGGCGTCTCGCAGCATTTGCGCAAGCTCGAGGACCAGGTCGGACACCCGCTGATTTCACGTCAGGGAAAGGGGTTCAGCCTGACCCCTGCCGGAGAAGCCGTGCTGGCGATCGGGCAATCCCGACGGCGCGAGGAGCAAGGGCTGTTCCAATCTGTGGCGCATGATGCGCCCGACATCGGCGAGGTCAGCATCGGCTGTTCGGGAAGTTTTGCCATGCTGCTCTATCCCAGCCTGCTGCCATTGATGCATTCAGCGCCCGGTCTCACCGTGCGGCTGGAAGCCACGCCGCGCGATGGCATTGTCAGTGGCGTTCTGGATCGTCGCTATGATCTGGGCATCGTCGGCCACAAGCCCGATCACCCGCGGCTCGAGGCCACCCGTCTGGGCGTGGAGGAGCTGTGCCTGCTGCTTCCAGCCGGCGAGGTGTTGGGCGACATCAGCCTCGCCGACCTCGACGCACGTGGCTTCATCGCCCACCCGGACGGGTTTGCCTATGCCGACGATCTGTTCGCGCTGAATTTTCCCGATGAGTTCCGCGGCGCCGACCGGTTGCGCGTCCGTGGCTTTGTCAACCAGATCAGCCAGATCCCGGCGCCGGTCGCCCATGGGATCGGCTACACGCTGTTGCCGCGCAGCGGTTTTGACGCCTATCCGCAGCGAGACAGGCTGCAGATCGTCAATTTGCCGCAAGGCCGCAGTCACGAGCTATGGCTGATATCCGGTCGGGGACGCCAGTTGCCGGCACGGATTCCACCGGTTTCCGAGATCATAAGGCACGTTGCCGAGCGGCTGTGCTTGTCGTCTGCGGACCGGTCGTGA
- a CDS encoding DMT family transporter, producing MPIRAYLFLTITAMSWGGNAVAGKLAVGHISPMLLTSARWGLAVLILLTFALPQVRRDIKVIRANLPLLVTYGVFGFACFNLLLYSAVEYTTAINVAIEQAGMPMVIFLANFILFRIKVTPAQIIGFLLTLAGITITASGGSLERLIGLELNRGDALMLLAVLFYGGYTVALRYKPVLHWQSMIAVMAASAFVVSLPFAAYEVASETVIWPDMLGWLVIAFTAVFPSLVSQVLFIKGNEIIGSNRAGIFINLVPIFGTLLSVMILGETLHLYHVIALVLVFTGIGLAERRKSHVALRSG from the coding sequence TTGCCCATTCGCGCCTATCTGTTCCTGACAATCACCGCAATGTCGTGGGGCGGCAATGCAGTGGCAGGCAAACTTGCCGTCGGGCATATCTCTCCGATGCTGCTGACGTCGGCGCGATGGGGATTGGCCGTTCTGATTCTGCTGACGTTTGCCTTGCCGCAGGTCCGCCGCGACATCAAGGTCATCCGCGCCAATTTGCCATTGCTCGTGACCTACGGCGTGTTCGGCTTCGCCTGCTTCAACCTGCTGCTTTATTCGGCGGTGGAATACACCACGGCCATCAATGTCGCCATCGAGCAGGCGGGGATGCCGATGGTGATTTTTCTCGCCAACTTCATTCTGTTTCGCATCAAGGTGACCCCGGCGCAGATCATCGGCTTCCTGCTGACGCTGGCCGGCATCACCATCACCGCGTCAGGCGGCAGCCTCGAGCGTCTGATCGGGCTGGAGCTCAATCGCGGCGATGCGCTGATGCTGCTGGCAGTGCTGTTTTACGGCGGCTACACCGTGGCGCTGCGCTACAAGCCGGTGCTGCACTGGCAGAGCATGATTGCGGTGATGGCCGCCTCTGCCTTTGTCGTGTCATTGCCTTTTGCTGCCTATGAAGTGGCCAGCGAGACAGTCATCTGGCCAGACATGCTCGGATGGCTTGTCATTGCCTTCACGGCAGTCTTCCCTTCGCTGGTGTCCCAGGTCCTGTTCATCAAGGGCAATGAAATCATCGGCTCCAACCGGGCCGGGATTTTCATCAATCTGGTGCCGATCTTCGGAACCTTGCTGTCGGTGATGATCCTCGGCGAGACCTTGCACCTCTACCATGTGATCGCGCTGGTTCTGGTGTTCACCGGCATCGGGCTGGCTGAGCGACGCAAGAGCCATGTTGCGCTTCGATCAGGCTGA
- a CDS encoding adenylosuccinate synthase — protein MANVVVVGSQWGDEGKGKIVDWLSERADVVVRFQGGHNAGHTLVIDGVSYKLSLLPSGVVRPGKLAVIGNGVVIDPHALLSEIDRLATQGVVVNADNLRIADNATLILSLHRELDALREDAASNSGTKIGTTRRGIGPAYEDKVGRRAIRVMDLANLDTLPAKVDRLLTHHNALRRGLGQPEFSVETILEELTSVAERILPFRETVWLLLDKKRRQGARILFEGAQGTLLDVDHGTYPFVTSSNTVSGQAAAGSGLGPGSLSYVLGITKAYTTRVGEGPFPTELNDETGQFLGERGHEFGTVTGRKRRCGWFDAALVRQAVAVNGITGIALTKLDVLDGLAELKICVGYDIDGERIDHLPASQGAQARVTPIYETISGWEGTTVGARSWADLPAQAIKYVRRIEELIGAPVALLSTSPERDDTILVTDPFED, from the coding sequence ATGGCCAACGTAGTTGTTGTCGGGTCGCAATGGGGCGACGAGGGTAAAGGCAAGATTGTCGACTGGCTTTCAGAGCGGGCCGACGTGGTTGTCCGGTTCCAGGGAGGCCACAATGCCGGCCATACCCTGGTCATCGACGGTGTCAGTTACAAGCTCTCGCTGTTGCCTTCGGGTGTTGTACGGCCGGGAAAACTGGCTGTTATCGGCAATGGCGTCGTTATTGACCCGCATGCGCTGCTCAGTGAAATCGACCGGTTGGCGACACAAGGTGTTGTCGTCAATGCGGACAATCTGCGGATCGCCGACAATGCGACGCTGATTCTGTCGTTGCACCGCGAACTCGACGCGCTGCGCGAAGATGCTGCCTCGAATTCGGGCACCAAGATCGGCACCACGCGTCGCGGCATCGGCCCTGCCTATGAAGACAAGGTTGGCCGCCGGGCGATTCGCGTCATGGACCTTGCCAATCTCGACACACTTCCGGCCAAGGTTGACCGGCTGTTGACGCACCACAATGCGCTCCGACGTGGCCTTGGCCAGCCGGAATTCTCGGTCGAGACAATTCTGGAAGAACTCACTTCCGTTGCAGAGCGCATTCTGCCGTTCCGCGAGACGGTCTGGTTGCTGCTCGACAAGAAACGCCGTCAAGGCGCGCGTATCCTGTTCGAAGGTGCCCAGGGCACGCTGCTGGATGTCGATCACGGCACCTATCCGTTCGTCACCTCTTCGAACACGGTATCCGGTCAGGCAGCAGCCGGGTCAGGTCTCGGGCCTGGCTCGCTGAGCTATGTGCTGGGAATCACCAAAGCCTACACGACACGTGTCGGCGAGGGTCCGTTTCCAACCGAACTCAATGACGAGACCGGTCAGTTTCTTGGCGAGCGCGGCCATGAATTCGGAACGGTCACTGGCCGCAAGCGGCGCTGTGGCTGGTTTGACGCGGCGCTGGTCCGTCAGGCGGTCGCCGTCAACGGCATCACCGGGATTGCACTGACCAAGCTCGATGTGCTTGACGGCCTTGCCGAACTCAAGATCTGCGTCGGTTACGACATCGATGGCGAGCGCATCGATCACCTGCCTGCCAGCCAGGGCGCCCAGGCTCGCGTCACGCCGATCTATGAAACAATTTCCGGATGGGAGGGCACCACTGTGGGTGCCAGGAGCTGGGCCGACCTGCCGGCTCAGGCGATCAAATATGTCCGGCGGATCGAAGAACTCATCGGCGCACCGGTGGCGCTGTTGTCCACAAGTCCCGAGCGTGATGACACGATACTTGTGACAGACCCGTTTGAAGACTAA
- a CDS encoding aminopeptidase, with product MKRIFLSLIMVMGLVVGLAGCTGVSYYAQTLKGHAQIMTKRQTVAKLIGDASTPEALRERMASARAIRQFATDELGLPDNSSYRSYVDIGRDYVTWAVFAAPEFSLVPQVWCFPVFGCVPYRGYFSRDIAIKTAAGLQQQGFDVHVSGVTAYSTLGWSSDPLLSTMFLQDKTYLAGLVFHELAHQRVYLGDDTAFNEAFAVAVETTGVKSWLRAAGDASGLRRYEAGLRRSAEFLALVAQTRGELSRVYQGSGTVAQKRAAKVEAIDQLRIRYRQMRQSRWGGFRGYDAWVEAPINNAKIAATSVYNDRVPAFVRLFELCAGDYPRFYKAVGRLGRLAKADRAAALETAKACE from the coding sequence GTGAAGCGCATCTTCTTATCCCTGATCATGGTGATGGGCCTGGTGGTTGGCCTGGCCGGGTGCACCGGCGTGTCCTATTACGCGCAGACGCTCAAAGGGCACGCGCAGATCATGACCAAGCGCCAGACTGTCGCCAAGCTTATCGGCGATGCTTCGACGCCCGAGGCGTTGCGCGAGCGCATGGCATCGGCGCGCGCCATCAGGCAGTTCGCCACCGACGAACTCGGGCTGCCCGACAATTCGAGCTACCGCTCCTATGTCGATATCGGCCGGGACTATGTGACTTGGGCGGTGTTTGCAGCACCCGAATTCTCACTCGTGCCACAAGTGTGGTGTTTTCCGGTGTTCGGCTGCGTGCCCTACCGGGGCTATTTCTCCAGGGACATTGCGATCAAAACCGCTGCCGGACTTCAGCAGCAGGGTTTCGATGTCCATGTCTCGGGCGTCACCGCCTATTCGACGCTGGGCTGGTCAAGTGACCCGCTGCTCTCGACGATGTTCCTGCAGGACAAGACCTATCTCGCTGGCCTGGTGTTTCATGAGCTGGCCCACCAGCGCGTCTATTTGGGTGACGATACCGCCTTCAACGAGGCATTCGCCGTGGCTGTTGAAACCACCGGCGTGAAGTCATGGCTGCGCGCGGCCGGCGATGCGAGCGGGTTGCGCCGCTACGAGGCCGGCCTGAGGCGCAGCGCCGAGTTCCTGGCACTTGTGGCGCAAACCCGGGGCGAATTGAGCCGTGTTTATCAAGGCTCCGGCACTGTTGCGCAGAAGCGCGCCGCAAAGGTAGAAGCGATCGACCAACTGCGGATCCGCTACCGGCAGATGCGCCAGAGCCGCTGGGGTGGATTTAGAGGCTATGATGCCTGGGTCGAGGCCCCGATCAACAATGCCAAGATCGCCGCCACCTCGGTCTACAATGACCGGGTTCCGGCCTTTGTCCGCCTGTTCGAGCTCTGTGCGGGCGACTATCCACGGTTTTACAAAGCGGTGGGCCGGCTGGGCCGGCTTGCCAAGGCTGACCGTGCCGCCGCCCTTGAGACGGCAAAGGCGTGCGAGTGA
- a CDS encoding bifunctional diguanylate cyclase/phosphodiesterase, whose product MTQQRDPQALPLLHEDWARIPDQMAHEYLNQITTCLWVYDIDHDRIPWANKSALELWCASSIMELRDREFSSGMSVTISQMLRKYQQDFETDDASHSDIWTIYPNGMPVTIDVCLSGFHFSDGRVGMLCQGQLVSQKEPESIRSSVALLHTSVMISLYSSNGELLYSNPAAVSKEAAPSPHLQAAFASAEDYEVLIASLHKSGECRLSARMVTSQGIRWHEIAARNCMDNVSGESAILLSETDITDLKETEQRASYLADHDVLTGLPNRNYVIGRTPELLNQAIATNEKLAFILLDLDQFKKINDTLGHGVGDALLVQVGQRLSKAVEGTGTVARIGGDEFLICLRQVKTPGILQDFCNNLISEFQVEFAVGDRRLLSTLSMGISCFPDDGDDLNLLLKNADVALYEAKNSGRNNFREFNVSLRNKLEEQVTLERELKQAILRDEFELFYQPRLDTVTNTIVGAEALIRWNHPTRGLLTPNYFIDAAEDLGLICDIGDWVLNKAGREQYLLEQEGHAISISINVSPKQFECHDFHARILSLPERTGCTPENIELEITESTLMGNSSDVTDSLAAFRNQGFGIAIDDFGTGFSNLAYIQNYPISCIKIDRSFVSNIGTSDSVTQIIISLCKLLKVKAVAEGVETESQRQWLKDRQCDEYQGFLFSPAVRPAKLRELLENKPVAALQG is encoded by the coding sequence ATGACGCAGCAACGAGACCCACAGGCATTGCCTTTATTGCATGAGGATTGGGCTCGAATCCCCGACCAGATGGCGCATGAATATCTGAACCAGATAACCACCTGTCTTTGGGTCTACGATATCGATCATGACAGAATTCCATGGGCCAACAAATCGGCTTTGGAATTGTGGTGCGCCAGTTCGATCATGGAATTGAGAGACCGCGAATTTTCCAGCGGCATGTCTGTGACAATTTCGCAAATGCTGCGGAAATACCAGCAAGATTTTGAAACAGACGATGCATCGCATTCGGACATATGGACCATCTATCCAAATGGCATGCCGGTGACCATTGATGTCTGTCTGAGCGGTTTCCATTTCTCCGATGGCCGCGTCGGCATGCTGTGCCAAGGTCAACTCGTCAGCCAGAAGGAACCGGAATCAATCCGGAGTTCGGTGGCGCTTCTGCATACATCGGTGATGATTTCGCTCTACAGCAGCAATGGGGAGTTGCTGTACAGCAATCCCGCCGCCGTTTCCAAGGAAGCCGCGCCATCGCCGCATCTGCAAGCGGCTTTCGCATCCGCCGAGGATTACGAGGTTCTGATCGCCAGTCTGCACAAATCCGGTGAATGCCGGCTGTCGGCCAGAATGGTAACCTCACAGGGCATCCGGTGGCATGAGATTGCGGCTCGGAACTGCATGGACAATGTGAGTGGCGAAAGCGCCATTCTGCTCAGTGAAACAGACATAACCGACCTCAAGGAAACGGAACAGCGCGCCAGTTATCTTGCAGACCACGATGTTTTGACGGGACTGCCGAACCGGAATTACGTCATCGGCCGAACGCCCGAACTGCTGAACCAGGCTATTGCCACGAATGAGAAACTTGCCTTCATTCTGCTGGATCTGGACCAGTTCAAGAAGATCAATGACACCCTCGGCCACGGCGTCGGCGACGCATTGCTGGTGCAGGTTGGCCAGAGATTGTCCAAGGCTGTCGAAGGCACAGGAACCGTCGCCCGGATTGGTGGCGACGAATTCCTGATCTGCCTGAGGCAGGTGAAAACGCCCGGGATTCTGCAGGATTTCTGCAACAATCTGATCTCGGAGTTTCAAGTGGAGTTCGCAGTCGGCGACCGCCGATTGCTCTCGACATTGAGCATGGGGATCAGTTGCTTCCCCGATGACGGTGACGATCTCAACCTGCTTTTGAAGAACGCGGATGTTGCGCTTTACGAAGCCAAAAACAGCGGCCGCAACAATTTTCGCGAATTCAATGTTTCCCTGCGAAACAAGCTCGAGGAGCAGGTAACCCTGGAGCGTGAGCTCAAGCAGGCCATTTTGCGTGATGAATTCGAGCTGTTCTACCAGCCTCGCCTAGATACAGTGACCAACACCATTGTTGGCGCAGAGGCCCTCATTCGCTGGAATCACCCGACACGCGGCCTTCTGACCCCGAACTACTTCATTGATGCCGCTGAAGACCTCGGCCTGATCTGCGACATAGGCGACTGGGTTCTGAACAAGGCTGGCCGGGAACAATATCTGCTCGAGCAGGAAGGCCATGCAATTTCGATTTCGATCAACGTGTCGCCAAAACAGTTCGAGTGTCATGACTTTCACGCCCGTATCCTGTCCCTGCCGGAACGGACCGGTTGCACGCCTGAAAACATCGAACTGGAAATCACAGAGTCCACCCTGATGGGCAATTCAAGCGATGTTACCGACAGTTTGGCCGCATTCAGAAACCAAGGCTTCGGGATCGCCATCGACGATTTCGGAACCGGCTTTTCAAACCTCGCCTATATCCAGAATTATCCGATATCCTGCATCAAGATCGACCGGTCGTTTGTCTCGAATATCGGCACCAGCGACAGCGTCACGCAGATCATCATTTCCTTGTGCAAGTTGCTGAAGGTCAAGGCCGTGGCTGAAGGGGTTGAAACCGAGAGCCAGCGTCAGTGGCTCAAGGATCGCCAGTGCGACGAGTATCAAGGCTTCCTTTTCTCTCCAGCAGTCCGGCCGGCCAAGTTGAGAGAGCTACTTGAGAACAAGCCAGTGGCAGCATTGCAGGGATAA